In Salvelinus sp. IW2-2015 linkage group LG21, ASM291031v2, whole genome shotgun sequence, the genomic window cagacaaggctctgctgaacgccaggtgtagcagtggtaatgtgttgggacagctttatgtgggcaccgtttgtcaccgttatagtgcaattagtGTATCATTtagtgttgtgttctgttctgttgttatGGCTTTGCTGCTATGCATCCCAGATTTTGGGGGgttttccccaccaagatttacatgctaaaatcggcaCTGCTTATCAGATACAAGTTAGCTCAGCTACAAATAATATTTATTATCTTGATGTACCTTAGAAAAAACCTGCTCTAGGTTGTATTGGAATTCCATTGCCATGTGGAGTGGGAAAATGCCACCGAAGTTGGGAGGATGGAAGTGTCAATGTCCACTTTGTACAATGTTAGTAAGTATCGTAGATGTAAacaattaaacaaattaaataagACTTAGACTACCTTTTCTAAGACACTTACCTTGGCTACCCAGCTTTGACATCAGTCTGGCCTGTGGGTGTGGCACAGTGGAGGAGGCTCCTCCCACTGACGTGGCACTGGAGCTCTGTGCCAAGTTCGAGGACTGCCAGTTCCTACGCAAGGCCTGTGTTTCAGGCACCTGGGGCGACGCTGAGAAGCCTATCCCTACTTCCCCTTCATCGAGGATCAACCTTTCCAGGTATGTGGAGGATCTTCATTTCTTTTCAGTGGCTCATCTTTGTACTCCACCCTCTAGTAGTGCCACTGAATCCTGCAATTTATAGCAGAGGGTTATGATTATAATATACAGTAGGTTCTAATGTGGTTATAGCATAAAGTTAGGTTTACATAAGAATAAACAGAAACATTTAATATTGTTTCATAGGATTAAGCACGTTTTGagaacactgaaatcaagtgtcagGTGTCGTTCAGGTTCAAGAAGGTAACACATTATTTAATACTCACAATACAACAATATGGCTGAACTTCCTCCCCTCTCGTTGTTTCTTCCCCAGATCGAGATCCATTGTGAACTACTGCGTTTCTTAGCCTCTTTGAGCCTTAGCTGACAAAATTGATTGCACAGCAATGTTCTGTCTTCTgattttctatacattttttcctacctatttctgttagttgtgatttattttttgtttcatggTATTGAGTGCTGTTGGTTTGAGATGGTCATGAAAAATAAAAGGCTTCCAGTATCATGTTTTAGGGAAGACctagatgcagacagtgttgaagtaacacaagtttattactagaacagggggcaggcaaaacgaaaGGTCAaccagaggtcagtaatccagattagagtccaaaaggtaccgaatggcaggcagtctcagggtaggcagaggtcaaatAATCCAGTGTGGTAGGACAAGGAACAGGATGGCAGGACAAGGaacagggcaggcagaatggtcaaaaccatgATCCAGACAGGCACAAGGGGAAACCACTGGATGGGAATGGCATTTAAATAAAGGACATAGTGTGACCTTTATTTGATAACATTTTGATTATATATTGGTTAACTAATATTGATTAATTTATAACTACAACAGACTACATATTTCAGTATGATTGGAAATTAATAATTGAATGGTTATGAAGTAGTTAATAATTATGTGGAGTATTATGTTTACACGGTGACCTTTCAGTTCTGCAATAATTAAATTAAGTTTCTTTTGAATCATGGCATATTACAATAAATTCATGAACTATGCTAGTAGATTATATTGCAGGGGCACAGGTTATTATTAAAGAGTAGAATGGTGATTTTCTATTCCCTCGCCTTGATGCTTGACAATGTCTGTGTATGTTGAGAAGCTCTTTCAGTGGCCTatacattttcaattaaaatatttGAATCAGGAGTCATGTGTCATAGATTAATCAGTTGACTTGGGAAATTTGGattgtggattgtttcaaattaaAATGATTGAGGATTATTATAGACCTAAAGAGAACTATGCAGTACAGTATCTTTTCGTTGCTCAGTTGACCAGCTGCTTGAATGGGAGACCAAGTGATGGCTCACtcttctaactgacctaaaataagCCCCcaatttacttgagtcattttctattaaggtaactTTACGTTTACTCGAGTAtggcaattgggtactttttccaccattaacTACTACTCAGTATTACTAGAGCCAGTGCAGATGGATTTTGGATGCAGACTATTCTCCGCTTGTTCATGTACTCTAGTATGCTCTGCTTCCCAAGCAGTGGAAAAACCAAAAGCTCTTGTTGCATGCTGGGTAATATTCGGAGAGAGAAGGGGCCAAAGTAGGATCATCATAACCGGCTGACTCAACGTAGTTTTCTTAGTCAGAGCGAAACCACTTTGCTGTCTTGTTTTAAGTCTGACAAGTGTCCACTTCATCTGAACCATGGGAATGAATGGTCAAGATCTTAAGGTATGCCGAAATGTTTATTGGTACACTGCCAACCAACCCGGATACGATGAGACTAGCTAAAGCAAGCAAGCTAGCGAGAGACGGGAGGACAACttgatagatagctagctaacagttaacgttagctacaaaTGTCAGTGTATTAGCAAACTAGCTAGCATCataactacctacctacctagttAGTTACTTTGTCACTTCTGTCCTCATATCGAATCAATGTagaaaacatattttcataataATTTAGCCTATTGCTAGTTAGCTATCCATTCGCATAGGCTACCAGGTTGTTGttattagcttgctagctacgcCATTTGTGCTGGCAAGTGGTAGCTAACTACACAGGCTACGTATCTTGGCCAACTAGCTaacagtcagctagctagctatcccccTGCCCTCCCCAGCTGATCGAGAGTACGGTGTATGCCAGCCATGGCCTGTTTTCCGTTCTAGCCTAAGCCTGGATGGCACGTATGGTAATTTAGCTGTTAGTATAATCAAAATGATTTattcagctagctagttaactatctGGTTAACGTGAGCTATTTGGCTAGCAACTACGTTAACTTGCTTCCAGTTGCTAGCTAGTTACCTATCTTTGCTCGGCTACAATTGAGCTAAATAGCTAGGTTGTGGGTAGTCGGCAACAAATTATCATAGGAAGGGTTtcgtgttttctttgttttggttACCCAGAGGTTTCTAGATAGTGGTCTGTCATCACCTGTCAGTTTTAGGTTTGTTGACAGTCTAATTTGGTGAGTGAATAACTAGCTGGACAAGACATGGGGTTGGAGGACACCTGTTTCTGATGTGTCAATTAGTTAACAATGTTGTATTATAAACAGATTCATGTTGCATTATGAATGTTTATGATACAACATATTATAACACATACCATATCATGCAATCATAGAGCCCATAATAAAGCAATAGGCAGTGTTATTTGTTGTGAATAGCTATCATATCAGATAATTTGTCTTTAATGCCATCTTGCTTTCATACACAGTATCAGAAGCCACTTCAAGTAGCCTAGAGATTTAACAATGTTTCAAATACCTTCCAAGGTTTCATGTCAAGGCTTACTAGGCCTAAGATATCTAGTCAAGGCCTCATGGGCATGAATTCTCTATTCTGAAACGTGTCCAAATTTGTGTCAGGTTTTGACTCAGAACTGTACTTTCGGCGCTCTAGTCTGGATGTGAGTAAAGCACAATGTAGGCTTAAGAGTGCATTGTGCAAGTTCAGCCTTGAGCATCCAAAAATAACATCAATATTTCTATGCCCTATGTCTGGTTTAGTGATGAATTCAAAAATGTCAAGGAAATGGATCACAGCTGGACAAAGAAATGGATCACACCTGGAGGCACAAAATGCCTAGGCCTATGCTCTAAATCTaatttttcaaaaggaggcattCTACATATCTTGACGGGCCTATGTCAATATACAAATactacacacacaaaaccctTAGGTCAATGCAAACACAAATTGGGTACAACGTTCATTGGTTGAAGTAATTAGGCCAGTTTAGATAAACACAACAAATATTTGTACTGATAAAATAAATTGTAGCTCATTTTCAGTTCTCATTTGCTACTATTTAGGTAGGTCATAAGAAATGAGTGCTCAACATTGCCTTTCGGCCCTTTTCTACATCACAACACCACTTCGCCATTATCACTTAATTACTGTCAATTTGAAAACAATCTGTCCACTTTTAGCCTGGAGAGCTTTGGTAATTTAATTTGGGTTTAAGGCTGAAGCAACACACCAGACAAAGAAAACAGCCTAGACTCCCCCAGAGACCGTTTCTAGGTCTGTAGGCTAACACTGTCGTTTTGTAAATTCTGACCTTTTAGCCTTCAGAAATGTGTTTTTAAGGGGGAAATAGTGTAATTTCTAGCATTTATATGCCCTTTATTGTTTGGTCACACTGACTAGTGTCTTTACCCTCTAGGTGTAACCTCGAGGCGTAGTGTGACTGCTTTAGGACCATGGAGCCGGACGTGATCCGCATGTActcctcctccccacccccaATGGAGGACGGagctgaggaagaggatgacgaGTTTGGGGACTTTGGGGGCTTCTCTGGAGTTCCGACCAGCACCAGCttcaatgagtttgacaccccagCGTCCTTCAACCAGACCCCAGCCTTGGCTGCCACTTCACCACCTGGACTCCTCAACAATGGAGGGGTGGTTGGGTTGTCAAACCTCAGTTCAGGTCCCGTGGGAAGGGGTCCCGTGGTCAAGCGCTCCAACTCCAAGTCAAATGGTGTTGTGCCAGGAGGCTGCCAGTACGACAGTCCTTTGGAGAGAACTGTGAATGTGGAGGAGTTAAAAAAGCTTGCTGACCACACTCGAGCCAATAATTATTCTACCTCCCTGGACATATCTGGGAGGGGTCAGACTGACAACATAGACAAGCCTGTCGACTGCAATGGTGGGGTCCCGGAAGTTCTGACCAACGGTTTTGCGACTTTTGAAATAGAGGGAATCCCATCTTTGCAGAATTCGATCTGCTCTAAAAAGAAAGGAACCACCACAGAGTGTGCAGACGACTGCCCTCCCAGCAGCCCCGAGGACGACTTTGCGGATTTCTCTGCTTTTCCTAATGCAGATGTTGAAGGACACTCCAGCGAGGTGACAAACCGCACCAGCGAGAACTTGGACAATCACAACCGGGATGAACGGCTGGCAGAGGAACCCTGTCAGCAGCAGAAGCACTCTAATGTAGAGCAGGGAATCAGGTCAGGGGACGTCGTCAGGGACACTCCCATTACAACTGGATCCAACGACATCGCTGGCTCTGATTCTCTATCGCAACTTGCTGAGGCTCGGGACACTGACGAAGGCTTGAGCAATGGGGACGGGGGCTTTCAAAGAGACACTGCTAACTCTGAGCAAAGGAACGTAGAGCCGGACTTTGCACACAAGCACTCTGCTACTGAGGTGGTTGTTAGTGAGGATTCTGCCCCAGAGTTGGTTTGTGGCGAGGATTCTGCCTCCAAGGCACTTTATGTTGACAAACCGGTTGCCCAGAACGGTGTGTATTTGGAGCAGTCGGAAGAGGAGGCGGAAGAAGAGAAAGCAGGTGTCAGTGAAAACAGGGTTTTGCCCGATACAGACGATGAAGATGGGAATGGCGAGCAAGCAGACGAGAAGCCTGGGTCCGGAAACGAAACAGAAACGGAGACTGAAACGTCTTTCGGCCGACCGCTGTCCACGGATGCCCTTGAGGAGTACGGCGACATCAGCACGACGGGCTCTGTGCCCTCGCCGCTGCTCCAAGAGGAGACGGCCACACCTGCCGACCACAGCCAACTGCTGGAGGACGATGACGGGGAAGACTTTGATGACTTTGGAGACTTCGGGGACGTGGGCTCTTTTAGCGGACAGGGCTTTGCTGACTTTGACCAGCCAGAGTTGCAACGAGAGGAACAACCTGCACCTCTCACACAGGAACTAGTGGACGACGACAAAGACTTTGGTGAATTTGACGCACCCAACAGCCACATTGGTGGTGGGAAGGCAATTGAGAATGAAGATGGGGGGAAGTTTGCGGATTTTCCCGGCAGCAACAGTTTTGCTGACTTTAGCTCAGCTCCTGTTGGTGCGGACCCTGATGCAGATGCTGGTTGGAATGCCTTTGATGAGCCT contains:
- the LOC111982384 gene encoding aftiphilin isoform X2, which codes for MEPDVIRMYSSSPPPMEDGAEEEDDEFGDFGGFSGVPTSTSFNEFDTPASFNQTPALAATSPPGLLNNGGVVGLSNLSSGPVGRGPVVKRSNSKSNGVVPGGCQYDSPLERTVNVEELKKLADHTRANNYSTSLDISGRGQTDNIDKPVDCNGGVPEVLTNGFATFEIEGIPSLQNSICSKKKGTTTECADDCPPSSPEDDFADFSAFPNADVEGHSSEVTNRTSENLDNHNRDERLAEEPCQQQKHSNVEQGIRSGDVVRDTPITTGSNDIAGSDSLSQLAEARDTDEGLSNGDGGFQRDTANSEQRNVEPDFAHKHSATEVVVSEDSAPELVCGEDSASKALYVDKPVAQNGVYLEQSEEEAEEEKAGVSENRVLPDTDDEDGNGEQADEKPGSGNETETETETSFGRPLSTDALEEYGDISTTGSVPSPLLQEETATPADHSQLLEDDDGEDFDDFGDFGDVGSFSGQGFADFDQPELQREEQPAPLTQELVDDDKDFGEFDAPNSHIGGGKAIENEDGGKFADFPGSNSFADFSSAPVGADPDADAGWNAFDEPVQGQGEGNSWAAFGEEPTVNAPLETAEDEWQESEPVAARPSSSHQISRRGSQPAALCSRLEKLFLDIFPDAPALQVRVEVVPLKTLLEPPVRLQQEEHEMMSGMPDNGAEGDVLWRQLLDIHEAFGLRHQWGGSHSNKTLLCFLGIDIRNILFTGQKKQPVIVPMYAASLGMLEPTKEPVKPISAAEMITSIAQQAPPVAPAEIISTSPPDTAQEVLPPVQFDWSSSGLTNPLDGVDPELYELTTAKLDPSGSGTRVADAFARLMSTMEKTSTSTRKPRKEENLSEETLKVIAGLPDLSFMQAKVLMFPTTLTPLRCSSDPDPTLD
- the LOC111982384 gene encoding aftiphilin isoform X1, translating into MEPDVIRMYSSSPPPMEDGAEEEDDEFGDFGGFSGVPTSTSFNEFDTPASFNQTPALAATSPPGLLNNGGVVGLSNLSSGPVGRGPVVKRSNSKSNGVVPGGCQYDSPLERTVNVEELKKLADHTRANNYSTSLDISGRGQTDNIDKPVDCNGGVPEVLTNGFATFEIEGIPSLQNSICSKKKGTTTECADDCPPSSPEDDFADFSAFPNADVEGHSSEVTNRTSENLDNHNRDERLAEEPCQQQKHSNVEQGIRSGDVVRDTPITTGSNDIAGSDSLSQLAEARDTDEGLSNGDGGFQRDTANSEQRNVEPDFAHKHSATEVVVSEDSAPELVCGEDSASKALYVDKPVAQNGVYLEQSEEEAEEEKAGVSENRVLPDTDDEDGNGEQADEKPGSGNETETETETSFGRPLSTDALEEYGDISTTGSVPSPLLQEETATPADHSQLLEDDDGEDFDDFGDFGDVGSFSGQGFADFDQPELQREEQPAPLTQELVDDDKDFGEFDAPNSHIGGGKAIENEDGGKFADFPGSNSFADFSSAPVGADPDADAGWNAFDEPVQGQGEGNSWAAFGEEPTVNAPLETAEDEWQESEPVAARPSSSHQISRRGSQPAALCSRLEKLFLDIFPDAPALQVRVEVVPLKTLLEPPVRLQQEEHEMMSGMPDNGAEGDVLWRQLLDIHEAFGLRHQWGGSHSNKTLLCFLGIDIRNILFTGQKKQPVIVPMYAASLGMLEPTKEPVKPISAAEMITSIAQQAPPVAPAEIISTSPPDTAQEVLPPVQFDWSSSGLTNPLDASGGSSLLNLDFFGPVEDSGPSSSTSIPGVDPELYELTTAKLDPSGSGTRVADAFARLMSTMEKTSTSTRKPRKEENLSEETLKVIAGLPDLSFMQAKVLMFPTTLTPLRCSSDPDPTLD